The genomic DNA GGTTGATCTGTATATTGATCATCTGGATAAAACTTAATACCAGTTTCAGGTAAAACATTTTTTATCTCATCTAGTAAATCAATTAAATTTTCTCCCATAGTTGCACTAATTGAAATAGTTTTTGCAAATTTAAACTCTTGACGATTTCACTCTTCAATTTTTGCTTGTAATTGTTCTTTACTAACTAAATCTGATTTAGTTATTACTAAAAAGGTAGGAACATCACGTTCTTTTAAAGCGTTTAAAATAAATTGATCATTTTCTCCAATAAATTCATTACTTGGTGCTAAAAATAAAATTGCATCAACCCCTTTAGTTGATTGAATTGCAGTTTTATTCATAAATCTATCTAACTCATTTTTTGCTTTATGCACTCCTGGTGTATCAACAAAAACGTATTGACAATCAGGCTTATTTAAAATCCCATTGATTCTATTTCTTGTAGTTTGTGCTTTTGGAGTAATAATTGAAACTTTTTTTTCTAATAATGAGTTTAATAATGTTGATTTACCAACATTTGGTCTTCCAATTATTGATATAAATCCTGATTTTATTTTTTCCACATTTTTCTCCACCTACACACTTGTAGGTTCTAATTTTCTATCTTCTTCTCTTTTTTCTAAAAATTTCTCAAAGTCATCTTTGTTGTCAAACATATTTAAAACAACAGCTTTTATTTCTTGTGCATCTTTTATAGTTCATGTATATCTAATCGAAGCTTTTAAACTTAATACCCAAGGTATTAATAACAATCCATAAAAATACATATATCAATTGTATTGTTGCCAGGCATTATTTTGAATTAAAGTTAAAGCATAAATTAAAAGACCAAGCAAAAATGTTTGATTTACTCAAAAAAATATCAAACTATATTTATTATAAGGAACAACATAGGCACCTAAAAATACAATATATCCAAATATTAAAATAATATACTTAGTTAATTCATAATGAGTATTTAAAAATACATCTGTTATTTCAAAAACACTTGCTAATATAATTGCAAATCATCCTGCTGCAATCATTTCTCTTCTAGCTTTGATTTCACCAGGAGTTACTCAAGTTTTAAAAACAAAAGCATTTTCTTTATCTTCTGTTTTTCTATATCTATCAATTCTAATTCATTCTCGATTTCACATATTAACATCTTTAAAAATACCTATTAAAGGTCTAAATGATCTTAATAGTAAATAGATTCCAACAATTCAAAGCCATTGGGTTTTTACCATTTCTCATACGTAACTTATATCTTTAAATTTTTTTAAAATACCTACTCAATCTAAAACAAATAAAAAACTACCATAGAGCAATGCTTCAGCTATAAATAAGAAATTATAAATCGTTGTAAAAATAATGGTTCCAATTCCCAAAGTTTGATTTAACATAACTATCATAGTAATTGAAAGTAATAAAATATGATATAGTTGTAAAGCTACAAAAATATTTAACAAGTTAACTTGATCTCTAAATAAATAGTTATCTTCACTTGGTACTATAAAAGATTTGTTTGCTTCAATTTGAACAGCAACTCTTGCATAAATAAAATAAAAAACAAAGATTAATTGAAATGGGAGAGCATATGTAGCAGCACATAAACATCTAATTCTTGCTAAAAAATCACCTTCAGAAACCATGTTAACGTGTTTAGATTTTAAAAACCTTTTAGTATACATGTTTCCAACTGGTCCATGAATTAAAGCTTCTTGAAGTGCTTCTCTTCTTCTTTTCGCAAAGAGAATTCCTCCTTTGCTTCTTCTTCTAGTTGTTCCCACTATTTTTCTCTCCTTAAAATGCTATATTTACAAGTATAAAAATAAATCCCACAGCAATTGGTACTATTGCTCCAAAATATACTATTTTAAAATCTTTTCAAACTTTTTCCTTTTTAGATAAATTAATTTGTCTAACTTCATCGTTTACAACTTTTTTAACTCTAACTCATTCATAGTATTTATTTATACCACATAATACAAAAGCACACATTAACAATACTCAAATTGATACAAACCCTGTATTTGAATCCATATTTTTTTGGTCAAATAATCATTTAAAAAAGTCTAAATAACTTCCTCCACAAATGATCAAAATACACACCACCATTATGAAAAAATGATACATTGCCCTTTTCCAAATGACTTCAAAGATAAACTTTTTAGCATATAATTCATTAAAATATCAAACTAAATCTCTTGAGTTATATTCCATAGCTCCTTTAAATATTGTTTTTGCATAATGCACATCTCTATACAATCTAACTTTATCAATACCTGTTATTCTTGGTAATTTTAAATCGTATTTTAGCTTTTCAAAAAGTTTTTCACCATCAACCTTAGTATGCAATCTTAAATTCAAAATTCTTTTTTGAATTCCAGCAAAATAAAGAGGTGTAATTATTATCATAAGCATTCCAATCGCAGACAAAACATCTGAAACAATTGTTTTTTCTGAAATTCCCATATTTTCACCTCTAACTTATATAATTATATAAAATATTTGCTTAAAAAAATAAAAAAACACAATTTAATGTGTCTTATTTAATATTAAATGCTTTTTTGACTAAAATTTTTGTCTAACAAGAATTCTGAGTTGTGCATTCAAAGTTTTAAGTAATATTTAAAATTTAGATTGCTAGTTCATTGAGAAAAAGGTAAATTTGTAATTTCGGCTATTAATTGATTATAAATTTTTGTCATATTTTCAAATTCTCAATCTTTTTTTGCAAAACACATTGGTGGTATATTTTTGAAAATTAATAACCCATTAATTACCATAAGTGATAAAAATTCAGTATATTCTCCTAATTTTTTATCTACAACTAATTTTAAATTTCATAACGCTAATTCTTCAATAACTACATCATTATCTAATTTTTCCAAAATCCTTGAACACATTTTTTTAAAATATTCTAAAAAATCAATACTTTCAATAGTATCACCTTGAAAAAGACTTATATACTTTTTTTTAGGATCTAACATTCTGTAAACTTCACTTAAATCCAACATAGTTAGGTTATCAATTTTTTCATCAATATTTTTTTCATTAATATAAACAGTGGTTAAAAAATTTTTAATATAACTTCATGCTTTTCCAGCATTAATGATTTGAGGTTCAAAATCTTCATTTATTGATTCATCTTCAAATTCTTCATCATATAAGCAATCATACAATTCTTGAGTTGATGTTTTAATATTATAGTAATTACCAAAATTTTGAATCATTTTAGCACCAATTCAATTTCAAATATGATCCTTATCATTTAAATCTATTTTATTCATATTTTTCCTCCGACTTTAATAAAATAATATTATTTTTATTAAACTTTAATATATTTAATATAAATATAATAATTTATACTTATTAATCTAAGTTTTGTTTTGAAAAACTTAATGGGAGAAGTGATTCAAGAATATATTCACCTGCAAAACCTTTTTTATTAAATATTCAAATTTTTTGATCTGAATTTAACAATTCTATCATTGTTTGTCTACAAGTCCCACATGGTGATCCTAATATTTCTGAATCAGTATATAGAGAAAAAACCTCTACATCATTTGCTTTATAACCTTGAGAAATCATTTGAGGCAAAGCACATCTTTCGGCACAAATTGTTGGATTATATGCTGAATTTTCTACATTTACTCCAACTATTTTTTTATTATTTTTTAAATAAATGATACAAGAAACTCTAAAGCCTGAATAAGGCACATAAGCATTTTCTTTTAGTTCTAACAATTCCTTAAATATATCATTTTTATCCATAATAATTCCCCACACAAAAGTAATTATATTAATTTATCAAACTTGATATTTTAGATATGAACGGTTCTAAATAAATTAGAAAACCAATAGCTACTGATATAATTGCATTTAAAATACTTGCAGCAGCACATATATCTTTTATTTTTTTTGCTTGAATATTGTATTCAAAACTAAGCAAGTCAACAAAGTTTTCAATTGAAGTATTAACAAACTCAAATCCAATAAGAACACCAATTGTTAATAATATTATTGATCATTGAACATAACTTAGTTTTACTCAAATCCCCAAAGCAATACAAAGGATTATGGCAAATAAATATACAATTAGCGTGCTTTCTTCTTTGAAAGCAGTAATCATACCTCTAGCAGCATTACCAAATTTGTTTTTTACCCTAGTACCAACTTTGGCTTTTTTCTTTACCTTATCTGCCATTTGTAACCTCCTAAATTTATTATACTACTATGTCATACATAACATTTACTTCTTTTAAAATACTTTCTGTTAGATTAAACATTATTTTTTCTTGCTTTTCATCAACTTCATGATCATATCCTAAAACATGCAATAGACCATGAACAAATAACCAACACATTTCATCATCAATTTTATGCTTATATTTAAGAGCTTTATTTTGTGCTTCGTTATAAGTTATAAAAATATCTCCTATTTCTTTAAAACCGATTTGATCATATATTCCACTCGGATCATCAATAGGGAAAGAAATTACATCACCGACATATTCTTTATTACGATATGTTTTATTTAGTAATATTGATTTTTCAGGTAATATGAAAAACACTGATAAAAGCAGCGTTTGATTAATATTTAAATGCATTTTTGTAATTTTAAGTAATGTTTCAAATATAGTTTCATATTTTGTTAGTTCTATATTGTCATCTTCATAAATAAAGCTAATTTCGTCCATATTATTCCCTATTTATAAAGATTATATCAATTTATTTTATGTTAGATATCATATAATTCAATAAATTTATTTTAGGACCAATTATAAAAACTTTATTTTTTGAAACTTCTAATCCTTCTAAATCAATATTTTTAAGTTGTCATATTCCTTCTTCAAATCTTAAAAAATCCTTAGAATATTTTTTGTAACCATTTTTATACTCTATTTTAATGGATTTTATGCTATTAACATCAAATTTTTCTTGTAAAAAAACATACACTTTTTTTTCGTACTTATCATCATCATTTAATTTATCTTGAATAATATAACTACCTGCATAAATAGTAGTTTTTTTAAACATTATCAAACAAAATAGTAAGATAACGATTACAATAAAAGAATAAAAAATATAATTAATTATTTTTTTCATCATTACATCTCCATTCTTGTTTCGAAAAATTGTTGATAAACAGGATTGTGATCAGTCATTATTATCAAACTATCATTTTTAAGTTTTAAAAAAGTATCTAATAAATAATATGCAGTTTGCCTATCTACATTACTTAAGGGCTCATCAATCAAATATAAATCTTTATTAGTAAAAAAAGCAGATATAAAATTAATAATTTGTCTTTGCCCTTTACTTAAATTTGCACCATTATCAATTATTCTTTTGTTAATGTCAATATTATTATTTTGTAATATTTCAAATAAATGAAATTCTTTAAAAACGTTTAAGTCAATTTTGTTTTGGAATTGTTGAATATTTGATCAGACACTTCCTGTGAATAGAAAATCATATTGTCCGATATATAAAATTTTGTTTTTTAAAACTTTTTGATTTAGTTTTTTATATTCTATACCATTAAAAAATAACTCTCCTTCGTAATCTTCTATACTAGCTGACATAAGATGCATTAAACTAGTTTTACCACAACCACTTTTACCAAAAATAAAAGTATTATTATCAATTTTTCGATTGATATCAAATAAAATTTTTGCTTCATTTTTGTACTTATAAATTTTTTTAAACTCAATAGATTTAATTTTATCTATTTCTAGTCCTTTAACTTTATCTTCTTCTTTCTCAAATAAAAAAACTATTTGCTGCATAGCGATTTTATTATCTTCTTTATTAATAATAAAGTTGAATAACATTGATGAGAAATTATATATATAACTTGATGTTGTAACATAAAATAATAATTGTGAGAAAGTTATTTGCTCTTTTAAAATTAAATTACCAGCAATATAAAATATCAACAGCGAGAAAAATTTTGAAATAATATTTAAAATAAATCCGCTTACATTATTTATACTAAAAATTTGATAATCGTTTTTTAAGTTATTTTCATAAGACTCTAGAAATTTTTTTTCAAAATGATTTTCTAATTTTTTAGTTTTTATTTCAAAATTAGCATCGATTATTTCTCTAAAGATACTTGAAAATTTTATCTCATCATTAAATGATTTAAGTTTTTTATCTTTAACTCAAATAAAGAAAATAAAAGATATAAAAAGAGAAATAATATTTTCTGTAATTAAAATTAGCAAAATAGTTTTAGAAATTATACTAATCATAATTAGCGACAATCCAAATAAAAGCAACTGAGTTGGCAAAGATAAAAATAAGTGCGATGATAATACAACTACTTTATTAACATAACTAACTTTTTTTATTCATTCTTCTTTACTTATTGTTTGATATTTTTCTATATGCATTTTCAAAATTTTATTTATATAAATTGTAATTAATTTTTTTAAAATATTATTATTTATCAAAAAAATTATTTTAGTCATAAAGTAGTTTAGTATAAATTGTCCAATAAATAATAAACCAAAACCCAGAAAGGTAATGTTTTGGTTTTGCCTATCATCAATTAAAATTGTATTTGAATAAACTTTTAAAAAGCCGCTTGATAATATAATTATACAATTTAAAAATATTGATAATAAAAAATAGCAAGCTATTAAATTAATGTTTTCTACAAAAAGTTGAGCAACCGTTAAAAGAGAGTTACTTTTAAATTTAATATTACTAATTTTTTTAGCAACACCTAAATATCCTTCATAAACTTTATAAAAATCTTCTGCACTAATATGTCTTAAATCATTATCGTTTGGATCAGCAATCAAAAAACCATTGCGATATTTTTTATAGACAACTATAAAGTGGTCGCTCGTTTTTTTATTTTTTACTTTTACAACAATTGGATCAACAATTTTTATCTCTCTAAAACTATCTATATCACAACTATATGTTTTAAACTCTATTTTATAATTAGCTAAAAGTGTTTCAATATTAAAAAAACTTAACTCTCCTTCAGGAATCACATTATCATATTTAATTTGTTCAATAGTTAAATTTTTCTTTTGTAAATAATTTATAAGCATAGCACTAATTGCTATACCACAATCAGCATAACTTTTTTGTTTTATAAACTTGTATTCCATATAATCACCTAATTATTAAATCGACATAAAAAAACATAAATTAACAAATTTATGCTTATTTTTTTTGAATAGACATATTTAAATAATTTACAAGTACATCAATGTATGATTTATTATTTTTATTTTCTTCTATTGAGCTTAACATTTTTTTTGCTAGGTTTTCTAAGCTTGTCAAACCATCATTTGCATATAAAGATATTTTTCTAGTTGAGTAGTTTTCTTTTACAAAATCATTAAACTCACCATTTGCAATTTTTTCTAAAAATATTTTTACAGAAACTGATCTTTCCGTTTTTTCCATAACCTCATACTTTGATAAAATGAAATTTTCTATAATATCTCCACTAATATTTTCGATTCTTGAGCTGATTATAATTTTAGAAGCAATAATAAATAACTTCAAATTATTAATTGATGATTTATTTGCTATTTTTTTTATTCTACTATTAAATTCTGGTTCTTCTTTTATATCAGTTTCGTTTATTAACGATAAGTGCCCATTATCATTTTTATACATTCTTGAAATTACTTGTTTTCTATCTAATAAAAATGGAACAAATGAGATATTAAAATTATTCTCTATTTCTACATCTATTGATGATTTATTTTTATAAGTTTTTACATTATATTTTCAAAAATATTCTCTTATAACATTTTCAAATCAATTAAAAATAAACAAATTATGTTCATCATCCTCTGGTTTAGAAACTTTTTTTAACAAAATTCAAACATCAATATTTGTTGTTAAATCACTATCTAAACCATGAGCAAATGAACCTCTTATTAAATAAGGTTTTTTATTATGTCATTCTAAAAATAAATTATCTTTTTCTAAAACAAACTTATCTAATAACTTTATAATTTCCATAAAACGCTTTTGTCTTGAACTTTCATTCTTGTCAATAATTGTTTTTAATACTTTAAGATTATCCATACTCATCACCCCATCAAAATATTAAACTTCTTTTAAAATTTAATAGCAAATCTAATAAAATTTATATCTTCATATCTTAATTTAACTTTTTTAGGCCTTCCTTTAATAAAAAAACTAAATACAAATTCATCCTTTTCTTTATCATATTGTTCTAAAGTTGCATCAAATTCATTAATATTTTCAAAACTTAAATTACTTTTTATATGAAAATAATTATCTATATTTTTTATTAAAACTTCTTTTTGTTTAACTTGTCTTTCAGCACCAGCAGAAGAAACTTCCAAAATATAAGGATCTTTCAAATCAATTTCATCATCTAATAATGTTGAAATTGCTTCATTTCCAGCAACTAAATTATCAAAATTCACAAATTTAGAGTTAGAATTAGAATTTTCAACTAATATTTGCAATACATTAGATTCATGTTCAAAAATCCAATTTAATTCATATAAATCTAAGTTATTTTTTTTTAATATTTCTAAAATTTCTTTTAAGTATTTTTTTTCTATTAATTCTTTTGACATAATTACCTCGAATTCAATATAATTTTACAGCATTTACATATATAAATTAAAAAATCCTAAAAATAGGATTTTTTAAAAATCAAATGATAATTGTTCATCATCTTTCAAACTTTGCGTTATTTTTAAGTTTTCAAACATTTTTATATGAGTTTGAGTCACTTGTGTTCTTAATTTTAAATCATTAACGCTTGTAATTTGTTTTTGTTTTCTTGCATTAACAATAGATTTTGCAACAGCTTCACCTAAAGAATCTAAAACATTAAAAGGCGGATATAAAACTTTTTTATTATTTTCATTAATGATAACAAATTTTAAACTATCCGAAATATTAAAATCAATATTTTTTACGATAACTTTTCTTTGAAACATTTCAATAATAACTTCATATATTGAAATCATTGCCATTTCTTTTGCACTTAGTTTTTCTTTATTCGCATTTCTTTCTTTTAAATTTTCATATTTACTTCTAACAACATTTTCTCCACCAACAACTGCTTCAATATCAAAAAAATCAGCTCTTGTCGTAAATCAAGTCGCATAATATTCTTCAGGATAATAAAGTTTAAACCAAGCTACACGATAAGCCATTAATACATATGCTGTTGCATGTGCTTTAGGAAACATATATTTTATTTTTAAACAACTGTCGATATATCATTCAGGGATATTCTTTTGTTTCAATATATCAATTCATTCTTTTTTAAGACCATTTCCTTTTCTTACACTTTCCATAATTGCAAAGCTAGTAGATGCATCAATGTTCTTATTAATTAAATAAACCATAATATCGTCCCTACATCCAATAACAGTAGAAATGTTTGCAACCCCTTCTTTAATTAAGTTTTGTGCATTGCCAACATAAACATCAGTCCCATGACTTAATCCAGAAATTTGGACTAAGTCAGCAAAAGTTTTAGGTTGAGTTTCTTTCAACATACTTTTAACAAATTGAGTCCCAAACTCAGGCAAACCTATCGCTCCAGTTGATTCGCCATATAAGTTTGCAGCAACTAAATTAAGATTTTCTAATGATGAGAATAATGAATAAACTTTTTTGTCATCAGTAGGAATTGTTGTTGGATCAATTCCTGTTAAATCTTGTAACATTCTTAAAGCAGTTGGATCAACATGTCCTAAAATATCCATTTTCAATAAGTTATCATGAATTGAATGAAAATCAAAATGAGTTGTTAATCAATCGCTTTTGTCATCATCTGCTGGATAGTTAACAGGTGTAAAGTCTTCTATTTCATATTCTTTTGGTAAAATTATAATCCCTCCAGGGTGTTGTCCTGTAGTCCTTTTAACTCCAGTTGAAAGTTCTGCTAGTCTTTCGATTTCTGCTTTTGGTACATTTAACATATTTCTTTTTTCAAAATATCCTAAAGTATATCCGAATGCAGTTTTTGCAGCAACAGTTGATATAGTACCGGCTCTAAAAACATTGTTTTTTCCAAATATTTCTTTTGTGAAATTGTGAGCAATTGGTTGATAATCTCCTGAAAAATTCAAATCTACATCAGGGACTTTGTCTCCGTCAAATCCTAAAAAAGTTTCAAAAGGAATATCATGTCCATCTCCTGTTAATTTATTATTACAATTTGGACAATTTAATTCTGGCAAATCAAATCCACATTTATATTCTTCTGGTGTATCAAAGTCTGAGTAGCAACATTTAGTACATCGATAATGAGCTTTTAGCGGATTTACTTCAGTTATATTTGCAACAGTTGCTACAAATGAAGAACCAACCGAACCTCGACTTCCAACTAAATAGCCATCATCTCTTGATTTTTTAACTAATAAATGACTTATTCAATAAACAACAGCAAAACCGTGCTTTATAATTGAATGTAATTCTTTTTCTAATCGTTCTTTTACAATTTTTGGTAAGTTTTCTCCATATAAACTTTTTGCATTTTTATAACATTCTTCAGTTAAAAGTTTATCTGCATTTTCAATTTTTGGTGGATAAGATCCTGATTTAATAGGTTTAACATCTAAATCACATTGATCTGCAATCTTGTTTGTATTTTTAATTACTATTTCACGAATTAATTCACTGTCTTCCAATCATCTAAACTCTTCTAACATTTCATTAGTCGTTCTTAAATGTTGATCGGGGTTGTTTTTAACTCTTTGTTTAAAATCATAAAGTGGATGGTATTTACCTCCAAGTCCTTTTGTGTTTATATAAATATCTCTAATGATTTTATTTTCTAGATCAATATAATGAGCATCACTCGTTGCAACAATTATTTTATTTTCTTCTTTTGCAACTTCTATTATTTTTTTAATTAAAATTTTTAATCTATTATCATCAATATCTCCAGTTTGAATAAGTTTAGTATAAACACTTAATGGTTGAATTTCAATATAATCAAGTTCTTTGATAGTTTTTCGCAACATATTAAATGTCCCTGTTCTTGCATTTTCAAAAACTTCTCCATTTATACATCCACTTCCAATTAAAATATTATTTTTCTTTTTGAATTCTAAAAGTTCTGAACGAAAAACTTTAGGACTTCCTAAAAAACTTTTTGTATGAGATAAAGAAATTAATTTGTATAAATCTTTTAACCCTTGTTGATTTTTTGCTAAAACGTTTATGTGATAACCTCAACTACGATATGAGTTTTCATTTTGATATTTATCTTTTTTAAATTTATTTAAATCAATATCATAATCAATACTGTATGTTTTTTTTGCTTTACTTCACATATGTTCAAAAACATTTGTTAAAACTTCTGCATCATAATCACCACGGTGAGCAATTCTTTCATCGTACAGGATTCCATATTCTTTTGCAACCGTTCCTAAACGATGATTTTTTAAATCTGGATTTAACAATCTTGCAAAAGTTAAAGTATCAATTACAGTATTTTTTAATTCACCATATCCAAATCTATTTGCAAAAACTTGTAAAAAGTTAAAGTCAAAGTTTGCATTATGAGCAATTAAAATTCCATCTTGAATAATATTGATTATATTTTTAAACTCTATTTCAATAGAGTTTTTATCTTCTAACATTTCATTAGTTATATGAGTAAGTTCAGTTGTAAAACTTGAGATTGGTTTTGTTGGTTTAATTAAAATATCATATTTTTTTGAAGTACCTTTTGCATAATCATAAACATAAGCTCCAAACTCAATAATTTCATCATACTCTGGAGATAATCCAGTTGTTTCTAAGTCAAAAACCACAAACTTAGCTTCTCTAAGTTTTTGATTTTTTGGGTTTTTCACCACTCAATAATCATCATCAATTACTACAAGTTCGCTTCCATAAATCAGCTTCAATTTTTCTTCATCTTTTACATTTTTATTAGCTTCATTTATTGCATAAAAAGCATCAGGAAAACATTGCACATTTAAATGATCTGTAATAGCGATTGCATTTCATCCTCATTGCTTAGCAGTTTTTATGTAATCTCCAACATGACTTACACCATCCATAACACTCATTTTTGTGTGGGTGTGTAACTCAACTCTTTTTTCGATAGCATTATCTTTTCTTACAATATTTTTTGATTCAATTTTTTTAAAATTATCTATATAAAAAATTAATTCACGATCATAAGTTGAATAATTATAATTTCCATTTATAGCTATTCAATCACCTTTACTAATAATTTCTTTTTCTAACCCACTTAATTCATCTTTATTCTCTTCTGTGATCTCATCTAATAAAGTTGCGTTATTATTTTTTGCAAAATATGTACA from Spiroplasma tabanidicola includes the following:
- a CDS encoding cysteine peptidase family C39 domain-containing protein; its protein translation is MEYKFIKQKSYADCGIAISAMLINYLQKKNLTIEQIKYDNVIPEGELSFFNIETLLANYKIEFKTYSCDIDSFREIKIVDPIVVKVKNKKTSDHFIVVYKKYRNGFLIADPNDNDLRHISAEDFYKVYEGYLGVAKKISNIKFKSNSLLTVAQLFVENINLIACYFLLSIFLNCIIILSSGFLKVYSNTILIDDRQNQNITFLGFGLLFIGQFILNYFMTKIIFLINNNILKKLITIYINKILKMHIEKYQTISKEEWIKKVSYVNKVVVLSSHLFLSLPTQLLLFGLSLIMISIISKTILLILITENIISLFISFIFFIWVKDKKLKSFNDEIKFSSIFREIIDANFEIKTKKLENHFEKKFLESYENNLKNDYQIFSINNVSGFILNIISKFFSLLIFYIAGNLILKEQITFSQLLFYVTTSSYIYNFSSMLFNFIINKEDNKIAMQQIVFLFEKEEDKVKGLEIDKIKSIEFKKIYKYKNEAKILFDINRKIDNNTFIFGKSGCGKTSLMHLMSASIEDYEGELFFNGIEYKKLNQKVLKNKILYIGQYDFLFTGSVWSNIQQFQNKIDLNVFKEFHLFEILQNNNIDINKRIIDNGANLSKGQRQIINFISAFFTNKDLYLIDEPLSNVDRQTAYYLLDTFLKLKNDSLIIMTDHNPVYQQFFETRMEM
- a CDS encoding diacylglycerol kinase family protein, which translates into the protein MADKVKKKAKVGTRVKNKFGNAARGMITAFKEESTLIVYLFAIILCIALGIWVKLSYVQWSIILLTIGVLIGFEFVNTSIENFVDLLSFEYNIQAKKIKDICAAASILNAIISVAIGFLIYLEPFISKISSLIN
- the era gene encoding GTPase Era; protein product: MEKIKSGFISIIGRPNVGKSTLLNSLLEKKVSIITPKAQTTRNRINGILNKPDCQYVFVDTPGVHKAKNELDRFMNKTAIQSTKGVDAILFLAPSNEFIGENDQFILNALKERDVPTFLVITKSDLVSKEQLQAKIEEWNRQEFKFAKTISISATMGENLIDLLDEIKNVLPETGIKFYPDDQYTDQPDRFIIREIIREEILLQTEQEIPHSVAILIDKFEENTHIIKVIASIICERNSQKGIIIGNKGSKIKQIGIKSREKLEILFANKFYLELFVKVKDKWRNSASLIKQLGYDTDTY
- the cdd gene encoding cytidine deaminase; amino-acid sequence: MDKNDIFKELLELKENAYVPYSGFRVSCIIYLKNNKKIVGVNVENSAYNPTICAERCALPQMISQGYKANDVEVFSLYTDSEILGSPCGTCRQTMIELLNSDQKIWIFNKKGFAGEYILESLLPLSFSKQNLD
- the ybeY gene encoding rRNA maturation RNase YbeY, whose product is MDEISFIYEDDNIELTKYETIFETLLKITKMHLNINQTLLLSVFFILPEKSILLNKTYRNKEYVGDVISFPIDDPSGIYDQIGFKEIGDIFITYNEAQNKALKYKHKIDDEMCWLFVHGLLHVLGYDHEVDEKQEKIMFNLTESILKEVNVMYDIVV
- a CDS encoding ribosome assembly cofactor RimP, yielding MSKELIEKKYLKEILEILKKNNLDLYELNWIFEHESNVLQILVENSNSNSKFVNFDNLVAGNEAISTLLDDEIDLKDPYILEVSSAGAERQVKQKEVLIKNIDNYFHIKSNLSFENINEFDATLEQYDKEKDEFVFSFFIKGRPKKVKLRYEDINFIRFAIKF
- a CDS encoding PolC-type DNA polymerase III, which produces MHKDLKELLEQLNIFFEKKEMIFFEDAKILKAEFSNSTKTTRLFVSLKDFLPINVLYKLENELVKNVYMPCKLNLIVENQDYNDDLIWKHIKYIKDAKAHTKDGVIKTISPSTVKYFSKYRLVKFFAENETQKVLLLDHKEYYKNKLCKYGFSNIDLEIEIKQEDNQKVLEEVQQMYQQASKTVFNNDEVKKETKSSTRPKFVNKKTLLDNPTYEKLIDLEENAKNVTIHGEVITKSSRLSRANRTIYSLTISDKTSSVTCTYFAKNNNATLLDEITEENKDELSGLEKEIISKGDWIAINGNYNYSTYDRELIFYIDNFKKIESKNIVRKDNAIEKRVELHTHTKMSVMDGVSHVGDYIKTAKQWGWNAIAITDHLNVQCFPDAFYAINEANKNVKDEEKLKLIYGSELVVIDDDYWVVKNPKNQKLREAKFVVFDLETTGLSPEYDEIIEFGAYVYDYAKGTSKKYDILIKPTKPISSFTTELTHITNEMLEDKNSIEIEFKNIINIIQDGILIAHNANFDFNFLQVFANRFGYGELKNTVIDTLTFARLLNPDLKNHRLGTVAKEYGILYDERIAHRGDYDAEVLTNVFEHMWSKAKKTYSIDYDIDLNKFKKDKYQNENSYRSWGYHINVLAKNQQGLKDLYKLISLSHTKSFLGSPKVFRSELLEFKKKNNILIGSGCINGEVFENARTGTFNMLRKTIKELDYIEIQPLSVYTKLIQTGDIDDNRLKILIKKIIEVAKEENKIIVATSDAHYIDLENKIIRDIYINTKGLGGKYHPLYDFKQRVKNNPDQHLRTTNEMLEEFRWLEDSELIREIVIKNTNKIADQCDLDVKPIKSGSYPPKIENADKLLTEECYKNAKSLYGENLPKIVKERLEKELHSIIKHGFAVVYWISHLLVKKSRDDGYLVGSRGSVGSSFVATVANITEVNPLKAHYRCTKCCYSDFDTPEEYKCGFDLPELNCPNCNNKLTGDGHDIPFETFLGFDGDKVPDVDLNFSGDYQPIAHNFTKEIFGKNNVFRAGTISTVAAKTAFGYTLGYFEKRNMLNVPKAEIERLAELSTGVKRTTGQHPGGIIILPKEYEIEDFTPVNYPADDDKSDWLTTHFDFHSIHDNLLKMDILGHVDPTALRMLQDLTGIDPTTIPTDDKKVYSLFSSLENLNLVAANLYGESTGAIGLPEFGTQFVKSMLKETQPKTFADLVQISGLSHGTDVYVGNAQNLIKEGVANISTVIGCRDDIMVYLINKNIDASTSFAIMESVRKGNGLKKEWIDILKQKNIPEWYIDSCLKIKYMFPKAHATAYVLMAYRVAWFKLYYPEEYYATWFTTRADFFDIEAVVGGENVVRSKYENLKERNANKEKLSAKEMAMISIYEVIIEMFQRKVIVKNIDFNISDSLKFVIINENNKKVLYPPFNVLDSLGEAVAKSIVNARKQKQITSVNDLKLRTQVTQTHIKMFENLKITQSLKDDEQLSFDF